Part of the Spinacia oleracea cultivar Varoflay chromosome 5, BTI_SOV_V1, whole genome shotgun sequence genome, aATTGAAGATTTATGGAGAGAGAAAGCTAAATTGAAGATGGGGAGGATTTTCATTTTGGGATTCTTGAGGACGACGAAAGTTTGGCATCGCTCTGAAGTTTCAAGGAGTTTGgccatttttattcttttactccctccgtcccggaatacttgacctgttttccttattgggtcgtcccttaatacttgacatgtttctaaaaatggaaatattctaacaatattatattatttctcactccacccctattaacccacctacccctactccattcaaaaaataattaaaaattcaacccctactctccccaaccccaccccttcacacatttcccactaactacattaaaataataccccactatcaactactacctattaaattaaataagtcaattcaagtcccttaaactctgtgccagtcaaaccgggtcgagtattccgggacggagggagtaataaattgATCAAGGAGGGCGAATTTCTAAAGTCGCCCTGTTTATTATTCTCAGAGAAGGGCGAACCTATTTTCGCCCTCGTTGTTTGAGCCAACAGCGGCAACATCTATTTGCCTTGTTTGATTGGTTATACTAGGACGATTTCAGAGTTgccttttttttattgaaaagtCGCCCTAGTTGCTActaattcttgtagtgtactaCCAGTCACCACCCAACCGACAGATGATAAAACTTGATCAGTACGTACTACTACCACCTGTCCCCTCACTAAATGGTGAGTCAACACCTTTATGACGTGGCTGCCCAGAAGGAAGATGAGTGTCTTGTGTGTGAaactatttgtttaatagggtggtgggaCATAAGATTCATttgatagattatttaattagatggtgtgGTTGATAAATtcctaaaaatgacaagtgtatcttttaaataaaatacgatcgaaaaaggcaagtgtaaCGCATAAATAATTACGGAGAGAGTATAAATCTTCGCGtgcatataatattagtaaCCGAATATTGAAACCGTAACACTTACAAATTCAGTACAATTTTGACTTTGATTCTTTTATTTTCATACCCTATTTTGCAAATAAATTGATGAATATAAACTTATTTCTCAACACTCAATACATAATTAATTACTTTCAAACACAACCGAAAAACAAAGATAAAATTATTAATCAATAATCATGTAACCATCAAGGTAAAATAATATTGACCCCATCGGAGCAGCCTTAACGCCTACAGTTTCTTCGAATCGTCCCGGTACGGCCAGTTAGAACACGAAGCCTACTCATCTTCAACATAGCAGCagcaaaatcattgaagaaaacTCCCTGATTGTTTGCGTAGAGTCGGACTATAGCATCAGTTTGGGATCCACGTCCAGTGAATAGTACTTGATCTGAGTGAAGGAGACCTTGAAAATTTGTCAAATCCCTAAAGTAATCATTGTTAAAGGCATTGGGGCTTCGAACGTCCAAAGGACCAAGGTTGTTGTCACCGCCATTTAGAGGGCATATCCTTTGTAAGAATTGTGCGAAAGAGGGAAGTATGTTTTGTTCTCTGTGGGCACGGTCACGGAAGCGTAGGCACCTAGCTTGCCCTACAGTGTGAGCACCTATTTTAACCAAAAGAATATAGTGTGTTCGTTAGTACGGATTGAGAAATAGGTAAAATCCTCCTATATGAGATGCCTCACAACATCTTTTTGGACAAGAACAATACGGAATGACAGCTTATCGACCGACGAACCACTTATTTTTTCGTGCGTAGTACTCTCATGTAGTATCAAACAAAATGATGCTGTTATTGATGCTTATATGATAATGActacaaaatatattttttttttttttatttatgtgGTGACTAAATATTATAACTTCACAGCCGTAAACGATGACTATTTAGTTTGCTAGCGTAggataagaatttttttttttatatgtatttattttttgaatgaTATGTTAAGAGTCCGTTGAATTATTTTCGACACATTGTTACATTATAAATTCATTATCATTATTGCAaccacttattattattattactttaaAATCACTTGTATATAGGTAACTATTTaacatttaaaatatttatactatactttttttttaataatataaaagttaataaaagcatagtaaaagttataaaaaaaaaccgataaagtgtttaataattttattgtAAACCTTGTGCATGCAAGATTTTTCGTACCAAAAATTTACTTATGTATCAGTCAGACGGTCGATATTCAAGAGggttcactacaagaaattctaccattaacgacggaaaatcccgtcgcgaaagacctataatcgttgattaacgacgggattccctgtcgcgaacccgtcataaaaggcgTCCGTCGtaaatggaaaatcccgtcgttaacccgtcgtaaaagacatttgcgacggtttttcccgtctttgtttggtagTTTTCCCCGTCCCAAAAGGTTTTTACGACGGggtttttgacccgtcgttattagatCGTCGTTAAAGATATAAATTCTTGTAGTGGTTGAGAAAATAAACCTGAAAGAGCAACCAATTCTCGGACGGAGAAACCTTTGCGAGAGAACAAGGAGACGAGGTTCGGAACATTATCACTGCCAAAGGGAAGTTCAGCATCAGCAGCACTTGCACTTGGTCTCGAAGTTGAGTCTCTTCTTCCAAATTCAACATTCCAGCTTGGACCGCCAAGCTATTATATTATATCAAACAATAATCAAACTAAATCAGCTAGCGTCgcaacaatttttatttttattgttccATTCCACGGTTGGTTGGTGTATCATTTGTGTGTCAGTTTTTACAATTAGTTGATatttgtacttggtcaaccatatttatatatatttcaaGCTATATTAATACTAATTAAGTAGTACGCAGAATGTGGGACGTAACTTTTTTGTTCGAATTACCATTGTCTATCAGCATATTAGAGCAAAAACCCTAGATTAATTATTAAGCATAAGTAGCTCACCGCAACAACAGATTCTTTAGCAGCAAGTGACAATATATCTGCGCAAGAAACAACACCGGGACAAGCGGCCTCAAGTCGTTGTTTAATGGTGTCGATAACTCCAAATCCTCTTAAAGATCCCACGTTGTGAACAGATTGTTTCTCACCACCTTGGGCATCCAGTAGAACGGATGCATCACATCCCTAATTATTACGTACAAATAAAACACAACTTGTTAGGACGACTTTAATTTACTTCAATTCGAAGgaattttaacataaaaattaaatgaAGATAATACTTACACCAACAAAGCAGTCGTGGAAATGAAGGCGAAGCAAGGAAGCACCCATGCGCTGCTCATTGCGGACAGCACTTCTAACGGCAGATTGAACGATGGTTGCAAAATTAGGGCATCTAGTACGGTAAAAGTTCGTAGATAGCCCTCGTTGAGCACTGGCCGTGTTGGTGAAGGACAAGAGAAGTAAGAACATGCAAAGACTAGCAAAGGGTGCCATGTAGTAATTCTTAGAAGAAGCCATGAAAATTAAAGGAGTTGTGTATTAGGCTTGGATAATGTTGGAGAACTTGTTACAATAAAGCTAATTTAAGTTTGAatttatattcatttttttcagctcataaaattttaattatattgCAAATTGTGACAATTACAGAAGAGGTCCACGAATTATTGTCAACAAACGAAATTATACCTtatcataagattttttttatcaatcaaATTGTTggttagaacatagaaatcaataataaagaaataataaaattagtaTTCTGAAGAAGTAATTGAGCTGTATGTATACAACTGATTGAGAATATTTCTTGCCGAATTAGTCAAGCACCGTGTTAAAATACCTATTTGTCGTTTCTTTATAATTAATTTGGTGTTGATCTTCATTCTGTAACAAGTATAAAATTGAAATCCTCAACTCTCATTCTCTAAACTTATCTTTCAATGTAAACTAATTTCATTACTAAAATCACTGTCGATCAATTAAGTAAATTAACTTGCAATAAGAACTTTCACAAGGAAAAATAAGCAAAAATATCACGAAATGGTATGCGAAAAATGGAGTTTTACTTTTTCCATTTGTAATAACATAAATGATACATACTTAGAACGAATTAGTATCATATCATATTACCATGTGTCACCTTACCCATACATACTACGTACAAAGCATATTTTGATTGACGTTTAAGTAAAGGTACGTATATCGGTCTAACaagaaattaattaatctagtcAGTTGAATGAATGATTAGCAATATTAACATAAACGTACTGTATTTTGTTGAAATACTAGGAATAACTCATGAGCATTCCCAcgatataaaattaattagatgATATTTTCCCATCAAAGTTTCTTTTATGTGTTACATTAGTCAGCTGGATTTTGTTAACTCGATAAGTAAAAAGGCTTTCAATCGATGTTTCCGTCGTGACTTATTCGATCAGCACAACCATATACAATCATTCAATCAATAAAGTTTTCGTCCAGGCTAATAGACATGCAAGTTTATACATGGAGAATACGTGAACGTTtctaaaaaagaaaatatggGCAAAACATGTTCTGAAttacatttttttatataaaaaatgaTTATTAGCCGCCACCCCTAAACACTAATCCAAATTGATGATTAAGAGGGATCAAATAATAAGTGGTAGGTAAATAAGTCAGACAATAATATATTCATCCCAACTAAAAGACAGTTGTTCGCTACATTATTGTCTAGTTTGTATCCTCTAAAGATAACTCTAATCAATTACGTAGtactaataaataatatttacagagcagtttttttttttttatatttatattttttattttttgcgtGAATGAGTTGTATGGTCGGGCATTACTGAATACACAAAAAAACGAGGATTCAAACATGTAATAAATGTACACACCCTCAGTTATTACCACTAAGGCAAGTTATCTAAGTCTATTTACAATGAAAATACACAAAAAGATGAGGATTCAAACATGTGATAAATGTACAGACCCTCCATTATTACCACTAAGGCAAATTAAATCTAGTATATTTGACAATGAATTGACTAATCCAACATACTTTGGTACGTAGTAACTTTTCTTTTTtgcaaaatgataaaggtcgcaacatgcgacctttaagacTTGTCACAATCCTACGTGTCGTATTCTTAGTGGTGCCACATTTTATGCGTAGTAATTAACTAAATTTTCTAATATATCATAGTCACTTAAAAAgcaatctatataatatactaaaagagaggaaatcaatgtggtgatgacaaatgtcactcattaaTTGGCCtcttttttaatattaattaatatatatttttttttttgtcatattTAACTTATTGTTTTTTTGCTAGGCAAGCAAGATCGAATAATATTAAGTTCAAAACAGATTTACAACCTAAACTAACTCAAGGATgaaacaaaccaactaggttggaccattCCATCAAAGAGCTAGAAACAGAAAGCTATCTTACAGAGTAGCAAACCACAAGCTATCTCTCCTAGATACATGTTTAGGTAAAACAACCAAAATTCGATCTCTAACATTTTGCTTAACTCTAGCTATCATATTCTGAACAGTTGGAAAGGAAGCATTCCAAAAACAACCATTCCTACTTGACCAAACAGCATACACTGCAGCAGCTAGCATTGCAAAGCTAACCTGCCTTCTAAACTTTGACATTCTGCCATGAGCAATACACCTCACGAGCTGCTTCAGATTACCAGTGGAATAAGTAATCCCTAACCAAGCTTTGAGAGCACTAATGCATCTGCTGCtatagggacaagcaaagaacaGATGCTTATGATCTTCATCAGCTTGTCCACAAATCAGGCAACTTGCAGTATTACTAACACCAAATCTTGCCAATTTTGCAGTGGTTTGAA contains:
- the LOC110777722 gene encoding cationic peroxidase 1 — encoded protein: MASSKNYYMAPFASLCMFLLLLSFTNTASAQRGLSTNFYRTRCPNFATIVQSAVRSAVRNEQRMGASLLRLHFHDCFVGGCDASVLLDAQGGEKQSVHNVGSLRGFGVIDTIKQRLEAACPGVVSCADILSLAAKESVVALGGPSWNVEFGRRDSTSRPSASAADAELPFGSDNVPNLVSLFSRKGFSVRELVALSGAHTVGQARCLRFRDRAHREQNILPSFAQFLQRICPLNGGDNNLGPLDVRSPNAFNNDYFRDLTNFQGLLHSDQVLFTGRGSQTDAIVRLYANNQGVFFNDFAAAMLKMSRLRVLTGRTGTIRRNCRR